Proteins from one Patescibacteria group bacterium genomic window:
- a CDS encoding glycosyltransferase family 2 protein — MRHIKISGIVHTYNEEKNIAACLDTLKWCDEIIIIDMYSQDKTANISRNYTDKIFFHKKMNYADPARQFGLSKAKGDWVLVLDADERLPSQLVSVLKNISEKDKADVVYLPWKNIIFGKWIKHTQWWPDYHPRFFKKKFMQYTDNIHNFENSEGRKYYLPAKEKNAVIHYNYRDVDHFKEKTGRYTNIEAKKLYSSGKKFYIWQLIYFPIKEFVWRFILGKGFLDGWYGFKLSCLMFRYKFLTYRKLWKLKKK, encoded by the coding sequence ATGAGACATATAAAAATATCAGGTATTGTTCATACCTATAATGAAGAAAAAAATATCGCTGCCTGTTTAGATACACTAAAATGGTGCGACGAAATTATTATTATTGATATGTATAGCCAAGATAAAACCGCTAATATATCTCGTAATTATACAGATAAAATTTTTTTTCATAAAAAAATGAATTATGCTGATCCGGCCCGACAATTTGGACTTTCTAAAGCTAAAGGTGATTGGGTGCTTGTTCTGGATGCGGATGAAAGATTACCTTCTCAATTAGTTAGTGTTCTGAAAAATATTTCAGAAAAAGATAAAGCGGATGTAGTTTACTTGCCCTGGAAAAATATTATTTTTGGTAAATGGATCAAACACACTCAGTGGTGGCCTGATTACCATCCAAGGTTTTTTAAAAAAAAATTTATGCAGTATACGGATAATATTCATAATTTTGAAAACTCAGAAGGGCGTAAATATTATTTACCAGCAAAAGAAAAAAATGCCGTTATTCATTACAATTATAGGGATGTTGATCATTTTAAAGAAAAAACTGGACGCTATACAAATATAGAGGCAAAGAAATTATATTCGAGTGGTAAAAAATTTTATATTTGGCAGTTAATATATTTTCCAATAAAAGAATTTGTTTGGCGTTTTATTTTGGGAAAGGGATTTTTAGATGGATGGTATGGCTTTAAATTAAGTTGTTTAATGTTTAGATACAAATTTTTAACTTATCGAAAACTATGGAAGCTGAAGAAAAAATAA
- a CDS encoding glycosyltransferase: MKILIVGTKWYGNVEFFYAKAFRNLGHRVEVMYYNYPNKSLYEKFFSLRDANIPIISERLKQFYKRKINNRLIRKTKEFKPQVIIIFNGLQIEANTLQILKENEIILANWIGDDPRRFIELKEKIIYYDNIFITEPSHVDLLTDKGARKITYIPNATDEEIYHPLLKNKIDNFFRSDIAFVGHSYNADKNGILRGKILNSLSNYNLKIYGDPGWKKIIDKYPNLKNSFQNKITSSKETNMIYNASKIIINIHHGQNRLSTAQRTFEIASAGGFQLAEEKKAIKEMFPNNEIVCYENLEDLKNLVKYYLKNSKSRKAKINEARKIVIKKHTYKNRASKILNNLN, encoded by the coding sequence ATGAAGATATTAATTGTTGGTACAAAATGGTACGGAAATGTAGAATTTTTCTATGCTAAGGCATTTCGAAATTTGGGGCACAGAGTAGAAGTTATGTATTATAATTATCCAAATAAGTCATTATATGAAAAATTTTTTAGTTTAAGAGATGCTAATATTCCTATAATTTCTGAAAGATTGAAGCAATTTTATAAAAGAAAAATAAATAATAGATTAATTAGAAAAACTAAGGAGTTTAAACCTCAAGTAATAATAATTTTTAATGGTCTGCAAATAGAAGCCAATACCCTACAAATTTTAAAAGAAAATGAAATTATTTTAGCTAATTGGATTGGTGATGATCCAAGACGTTTTATAGAATTAAAGGAAAAGATTATTTATTATGATAATATTTTTATTACTGAACCCAGTCATGTTGATTTATTAACTGACAAAGGAGCTAGAAAAATAACTTATATTCCCAATGCCACTGATGAGGAAATTTATCATCCATTATTAAAGAATAAAATTGATAATTTTTTTCGTTCAGATATAGCTTTTGTTGGCCATTCTTATAATGCCGATAAAAATGGAATATTAAGAGGCAAAATTCTTAATTCTCTCAGTAATTATAATTTAAAAATATATGGTGATCCTGGATGGAAAAAAATAATAGATAAATACCCAAATCTAAAGAATTCATTTCAAAATAAAATTACTAGTTCCAAGGAAACCAATATGATATATAATGCATCAAAAATTATTATTAATATTCATCATGGTCAAAATAGACTCTCGACTGCTCAAAGAACTTTTGAAATTGCCAGTGCTGGTGGATTCCAATTAGCGGAAGAAAAAAAAGCAATAAAGGAAATGTTTCCTAATAATGAGATAGTTTGCTATGAAAATTTAGAAGATTTGAAAAATTTAGTAAAATATTATCTTAAAAATAGTAAATCTCGAAAGGCTAAGATTAATGAAGCTAGAAAAATTGTAATAAAAAAACATACCTATAAAAATAGGGCTTCAAAGATACTTAATAACTTAAATTAA
- a CDS encoding flippase, whose translation MSRILKTIFRNTFWLGAAELINGVLMFFLVIWLARYLGATVYGKLMFTISIVNLFSIITDFGLTSLFTRQVARYKNEVRRYVANIISIKIFLSIIAFILLFVVLFIVKKDNQTITLLYLMSIWMILNSFSTFFQSVFRAFEKMKYEALIKVIYVTNIFILGVITISLNLNVIFLAWFYVLSVFVSALIAILFVKKYFCSITLKFNFKFWKELLKKSWPFALSAMFIMIYYYMDSVMLGFMGQDKEVGWYNAAYRPIMFLIMVSGLISTAFFPAISKLYKQSINRLENLIYKFSKTIFIISIPMAIGGVLVGHDLIILLFGAEYTKSILAFQILIWTASIIYISSIFGPTLQACDQQKKHLFGVGLGALMNIILNIILIPLFSLYGAAIATLSAEIAVVIYMHINLRKIISYKISKNLWRPILSSLAMAIFLLLVNNLYVIIQILLGSLIYFIILFLLRGINKKDIIFFKQVVLNK comes from the coding sequence ATGAGCAGGATATTAAAAACAATATTTAGAAATACTTTTTGGTTAGGTGCAGCAGAATTAATAAATGGAGTATTAATGTTTTTTTTAGTTATATGGTTGGCGAGATATTTAGGTGCGACTGTATATGGTAAATTGATGTTTACAATAAGTATAGTTAATCTTTTTTCTATAATTACCGATTTTGGTTTAACAAGTTTATTTACTCGACAAGTGGCTCGTTATAAAAATGAAGTAAGAAGATATGTTGCTAACATTATAAGTATAAAAATATTTTTAAGCATTATTGCTTTTATATTATTATTTGTTGTTTTATTTATAGTAAAAAAAGATAACCAAACTATTACTTTATTATATTTAATGAGTATTTGGATGATATTGAATTCATTTTCTACATTTTTTCAGTCAGTTTTTAGAGCTTTTGAAAAAATGAAATATGAGGCCTTAATAAAGGTTATTTATGTCACCAATATTTTTATATTAGGTGTAATTACTATTAGTTTAAATTTAAATGTTATTTTTTTAGCTTGGTTTTATGTTTTATCTGTTTTTGTTTCGGCACTGATTGCAATATTATTTGTAAAAAAATATTTTTGCTCAATAACTTTGAAATTTAACTTCAAATTTTGGAAAGAACTATTAAAAAAATCGTGGCCATTTGCCTTAAGTGCTATGTTTATTATGATTTACTATTATATGGACTCAGTGATGCTGGGCTTTATGGGCCAGGATAAAGAAGTTGGTTGGTATAATGCGGCTTATCGTCCAATTATGTTTCTTATTATGGTATCTGGGCTTATTTCTACTGCTTTTTTTCCGGCAATATCTAAATTATATAAGCAATCTATTAATAGACTTGAAAATCTTATTTATAAATTTTCAAAAACTATTTTTATTATTAGTATACCAATGGCTATTGGAGGAGTACTGGTCGGACATGATTTAATAATATTATTATTTGGAGCTGAATACACAAAAAGTATTTTGGCTTTCCAAATACTAATTTGGACAGCTTCAATTATTTACATTAGTTCTATTTTTGGACCTACGTTACAAGCTTGTGATCAACAAAAAAAACATTTATTTGGTGTGGGGTTAGGTGCTTTAATGAATATTATTCTTAATATTATATTAATACCATTATTTAGTTTATACGGTGCTGCTATTGCTACCCTATCAGCAGAAATAGCCGTAGTTATTTATATGCATATAAATTTAAGGAAGATTATTTCTTATAAAATTTCTAAAAATTTATGGCGACCTATTTTATCTTCGCTAGCAATGGCAATTTTTCTATTATTAGTTAATAATTTATATGTAATTATTCAGATATTATTGGGAAGTCTGATTTATTTTATAATTTTATTTTTATTAAGAGGTATTAATAAAAAAGATATTATCTTTTTTAAACAAGTGGTTTTAAATAAATAA
- a CDS encoding UDP-glucose/GDP-mannose dehydrogenase family protein: MKIAIIGTGYVGLVTGTCLSDLGHKVTCIDLDKKKINNLKKGIVPIYEQGLEELVIKNIKKNNLSFTNSLKKGIKGAKTVFVCVQTPSKKDGSVELKYVYKVAKQLSENIESYKVIVNKSTVPVGTAKEVKKIIKKKYKGDFDVVSCPEFLREGSAVIDFFGADRIIVGCESEKSCQIMKEIFKKMKVKKIFTNLENAELVKYASNAFLATKISFINEMSNICERVGADVEVVARGMGLDRRIGQYFLRAGIGYGGSCFPKDVKGLNQISGTHGYDFKLLKAVIEVNNYQRQLLVERSEKILKNLKNKQITIFGLAFKNNTDDIRESAAIEIIKRLQKKGAKVQAYDPVAQKNAAKVLNNIIFWEDPYKACENSQALIIATEWPHYKDFDWKKIKHLLRRPIVLDGRNLLDPEKMKKLGFIYESIGR, from the coding sequence ATGAAAATTGCCATTATCGGTACTGGTTATGTTGGGTTGGTCACCGGAACATGTTTATCAGACCTAGGTCATAAGGTTACCTGTATTGACCTTGATAAAAAGAAAATAAACAATTTGAAAAAAGGTATTGTTCCTATTTATGAACAAGGGCTGGAAGAATTAGTAATCAAAAATATTAAAAAAAATAATTTATCTTTTACAAATTCTTTAAAAAAGGGTATTAAAGGAGCTAAGACAGTTTTTGTTTGTGTCCAGACCCCTTCAAAAAAAGACGGATCGGTTGAATTAAAATATGTCTATAAAGTAGCCAAACAATTAAGCGAGAATATAGAAAGTTATAAAGTGATAGTTAATAAAAGTACCGTGCCGGTGGGTACAGCCAAGGAAGTAAAAAAGATAATTAAAAAGAAATATAAAGGTGATTTTGACGTAGTTTCCTGCCCTGAATTTTTAAGGGAAGGCAGTGCTGTGATTGACTTTTTTGGGGCCGACCGTATTATTGTTGGTTGTGAAAGTGAAAAATCTTGTCAGATCATGAAAGAAATATTTAAGAAAATGAAAGTCAAAAAAATATTTACTAATTTGGAAAATGCGGAATTAGTAAAATATGCTTCAAATGCCTTTTTAGCCACTAAAATATCATTTATTAATGAAATGTCCAATATTTGCGAGCGAGTGGGAGCTGATGTGGAAGTAGTGGCTCGGGGCATGGGGCTGGACCGGAGAATTGGCCAGTATTTTCTACGGGCTGGCATTGGCTATGGCGGCTCCTGTTTTCCTAAGGATGTTAAGGGTTTGAATCAAATCTCCGGCACTCATGGCTATGATTTTAAATTACTGAAAGCAGTGATTGAAGTTAATAACTACCAGCGCCAGCTTTTAGTTGAAAGGTCTGAAAAAATATTAAAGAATTTAAAAAATAAACAAATCACTATTTTTGGCTTGGCTTTTAAGAATAATACTGACGATATTCGTGAATCAGCGGCTATTGAAATAATAAAAAGACTGCAAAAAAAGGGCGCCAAAGTACAGGCCTACGATCCAGTGGCTCAGAAAAATGCCGCTAAAGTTTTAAATAATATAATTTTTTGGGAAGACCCCTATAAAGCTTGTGAAAATTCTCAGGCTCTTATTATTGCTACTGAATGGCCGCATTATAAAGATTTTGATTGGAAAAAAATAAAGCATCTTTTACGTCGCCCCATTGTTTTAGACGGGCGTAATTTGTTGGATCCGGAGAAGATGAAAAAATTAGGTTTCATTTATGAAAGTATTGGGCGGTAG
- a CDS encoding nucleotide sugar dehydrogenase — MTNKNKTENVVVIGLGYVGLPLACLAAEKGYHVFGLEKDKEKVDMINKKESPVKEKEVIEWLKKVDIEATTDSSIIKKADIVMVCVPTPVDKEYMPDLTPIKSAASSLAEHLKKDQLIIFESTVNPGVCQEVVLPILEKSGLKAGQDFYLAHCPERIDPGNKKWNVRNIPRVVGAYAKEGLEKAVKFYQSILEGQVRPMKSLKEAEATKIVENTFRDINIAFVNELARSFDKLGIDVYDVIQGASTKPFAFMAHYPSIGVGGHCIPVDPYYLIKRAKSAGFDHKFLKLAREINKSMPGYAVNQLMLALNQINKSIKGTKIGLLGISYKANVSDKRETPFSDIQKLIKELDADLLIYDPYFKKESNVKNLDELIEKSEVLVVVTNHNEFVNVDLNKLKDNNIKIIIDGKNCLNKEKIEEMGIIYKGMGR, encoded by the coding sequence ATGACTAATAAAAATAAAACAGAAAATGTAGTGGTGATTGGTTTAGGCTATGTCGGTTTGCCTTTGGCTTGTTTAGCGGCTGAAAAAGGATATCATGTTTTTGGTTTAGAAAAGGATAAAGAAAAAGTAGACATGATAAATAAAAAAGAAAGTCCGGTTAAAGAAAAAGAAGTTATAGAGTGGCTAAAAAAAGTGGATATTGAAGCGACTACGGACTCTTCTATTATTAAAAAGGCTGATATTGTTATGGTTTGCGTACCAACACCGGTGGATAAAGAATATATGCCGGATTTAACCCCAATTAAAAGCGCCGCTTCTAGTCTGGCTGAGCATTTAAAAAAGGATCAACTAATAATTTTTGAATCAACGGTTAATCCCGGAGTCTGTCAAGAAGTGGTTTTACCAATATTGGAAAAGTCAGGCCTGAAAGCCGGCCAAGACTTTTATCTGGCCCATTGTCCGGAAAGGATAGATCCGGGTAATAAAAAGTGGAACGTGCGTAATATTCCGCGGGTAGTCGGCGCTTATGCTAAAGAAGGCCTGGAAAAAGCGGTTAAGTTTTATCAAAGTATTTTAGAAGGCCAGGTCAGGCCGATGAAGTCGCTTAAAGAAGCCGAGGCCACTAAGATAGTGGAAAACACTTTCCGAGATATTAATATTGCTTTTGTTAATGAATTAGCCCGTTCTTTTGATAAGCTCGGTATTGATGTTTATGATGTTATTCAAGGGGCTTCCACCAAACCCTTTGCTTTTATGGCTCATTATCCTTCTATTGGTGTCGGCGGTCACTGTATCCCGGTTGATCCCTATTATTTAATTAAAAGAGCTAAAAGCGCCGGTTTTGACCATAAATTCTTGAAATTAGCCCGGGAAATTAATAAATCCATGCCTGGTTATGCGGTTAATCAGCTTATGCTGGCCTTAAATCAGATAAATAAATCAATCAAGGGCACTAAGATTGGCTTGCTCGGTATTTCTTATAAAGCCAATGTCAGTGACAAAAGAGAAACTCCTTTTTCCGATATTCAAAAATTAATTAAAGAATTAGATGCTGATTTATTAATTTATGATCCTTATTTTAAGAAAGAATCAAATGTTAAAAATTTGGATGAATTAATAGAAAAATCAGAAGTTCTGGTTGTAGTTACTAATCATAATGAATTTGTTAATGTGGATTTAAATAAATTAAAAGATAATAATATAAAAATAATTATTGATGGTAAAAACTGTTTAAATAAAGAAAAAATAGAAGAAATGGGTATAATTTATAAGGGGATGGGGAGGTAA
- a CDS encoding NAD-dependent epimerase/dehydratase family protein: protein MKILVTGGAGFIGSHLADALIEENHQVLVIDDLSYGKKENVNKKANFEKIDIRDKKLKNIFNQFKPEIVFHLAAQKNVRLSVEDPGFDAEVNIVGTLNLLENCRKLKSKFIFSSTGGAIYGDTDQVPTPEGHEEKPVCPYGIAKLSIEKYLYYYEKQYNLPWVSLRYANVYGPRQDPQGEAGVVAIFATKMINKEPPVINGDGKQTRDYVYVDDVIRANLFSLPQEVKGIYNVGTSVETSVNQLFNKMRQIGGFDFKEKHGQALPGEQQKSNLSYQKIKSDLNWQPKVVLDEGLKRTIDWFRENV from the coding sequence ATGAAAATATTAGTCACCGGCGGAGCCGGATTCATCGGCAGTCATTTAGCCGACGCTTTAATTGAAGAAAACCATCAGGTATTAGTAATTGATGATTTATCTTACGGTAAAAAGGAAAATGTTAATAAAAAAGCAAACTTTGAAAAAATTGATATCAGAGATAAAAAATTAAAAAATATTTTCAATCAGTTTAAACCGGAAATAGTTTTTCATCTGGCCGCTCAGAAAAATGTACGTTTGTCGGTTGAAGACCCGGGCTTTGACGCCGAGGTCAATATAGTCGGCACTTTAAATTTACTGGAAAATTGCCGAAAGCTAAAGTCAAAGTTTATTTTTTCATCAACCGGCGGGGCTATTTATGGCGATACTGATCAAGTGCCAACTCCCGAAGGCCATGAGGAAAAACCAGTTTGCCCCTATGGTATTGCCAAGCTATCTATTGAAAAGTATTTATATTATTATGAAAAGCAATACAATTTACCTTGGGTTTCTCTGCGCTATGCTAATGTCTACGGGCCTCGCCAGGACCCTCAAGGCGAAGCCGGGGTAGTGGCTATTTTTGCCACTAAAATGATTAATAAAGAGCCGCCAGTAATTAATGGAGACGGTAAGCAAACCCGAGACTATGTTTATGTGGATGATGTAATTAGAGCTAATCTGTTTTCTCTGCCTCAGGAAGTTAAAGGCATTTATAATGTTGGCACTTCAGTCGAAACCAGTGTTAATCAATTATTTAATAAAATGAGGCAAATAGGTGGCTTTGATTTTAAAGAAAAACACGGCCAGGCCCTGCCTGGTGAACAGCAAAAAAGCAATTTAAGTTATCAGAAAATAAAGAGTGATTTAAATTGGCAGCCTAAAGTGGTTTTAGATGAGGGCTTAAAAAGGACTATTGATTGGTTTAGGGAAAACGTGTAA
- the metK gene encoding methionine adenosyltransferase — protein MRQYFFTSESVTEGHPDKICDQISDAILDACLKDDPNSRVAAECLTKTGMVMVAGEITTKTYVDIPKIVRQTLKDIGYNRSELGIEWETCAVLTHIEEQSPDISQGVTKGKGQYKAQGAGDQGMMFGFATDETPELMPLPISLAHKITKKLAQVRKSGLLKYLGPDGKSQVTVEYVDGRPKHVNTIVVATQHEEGIKHSRIVKDIRKKVIDPVCQKWVDKKTKYYINATGKFVKGGPYADAGVTGRKIIVDTYGGMGAHGGGAFSGKDPSKVDRSASYMARYIAKNVVAAKLAKKCEIQLAYVIGYSEPISVLVNTFNTGRVSEAIIEKIIRKVFDLTPQGIIKQLRLKRPIYQKTAAYGHFGRNDKDFTWEKTDKVKILKKEAGL, from the coding sequence ATGCGTCAGTATTTTTTTACCTCAGAATCAGTCACTGAAGGCCATCCGGATAAAATTTGCGACCAGATTTCGGACGCGATTTTGGACGCCTGTTTAAAGGATGATCCGAATTCCCGAGTAGCTGCTGAATGTCTGACTAAAACCGGTATGGTTATGGTGGCCGGAGAAATAACCACCAAGACCTATGTTGATATTCCGAAAATTGTCAGACAAACTCTTAAAGATATCGGCTATAACCGCTCGGAACTGGGCATTGAATGGGAGACCTGCGCTGTTTTAACCCATATTGAAGAGCAGAGCCCGGATATTTCTCAAGGAGTAACTAAGGGTAAAGGACAGTATAAAGCCCAGGGAGCCGGGGATCAGGGTATGATGTTTGGCTTTGCCACGGATGAGACGCCGGAATTAATGCCTCTACCTATAAGTTTGGCTCATAAAATTACCAAAAAACTGGCTCAGGTAAGAAAATCAGGACTTTTAAAATACTTGGGACCGGATGGAAAAAGTCAGGTGACGGTTGAATACGTCGATGGCCGACCAAAGCATGTCAATACAATTGTTGTGGCTACTCAGCATGAAGAGGGGATAAAGCACAGCCGGATTGTAAAAGATATCCGAAAAAAGGTGATTGATCCGGTCTGTCAGAAATGGGTGGATAAGAAAACCAAATACTATATAAACGCCACTGGTAAGTTTGTTAAAGGCGGACCTTACGCTGACGCCGGAGTCACTGGCCGGAAAATAATTGTTGATACTTATGGTGGCATGGGAGCTCATGGCGGCGGCGCTTTTTCGGGCAAGGATCCTTCCAAAGTAGACCGCTCCGCTTCCTATATGGCCCGTTATATAGCTAAAAATGTAGTGGCCGCTAAACTGGCAAAAAAATGTGAAATTCAGCTGGCTTATGTTATCGGCTATTCCGAGCCAATCAGTGTCTTGGTTAATACTTTTAATACCGGCCGGGTTTCAGAGGCTATTATTGAAAAAATAATCAGAAAAGTTTTTGATCTGACCCCACAAGGAATAATAAAACAGTTACGACTGAAAAGACCGATTTACCAAAAAACCGCCGCTTACGGCCATTTTGGGCGGAATGATAAGGATTTTACCTGGGAGAAGACAGATAAAGTAAAGATACTAAAAAAGGAAGCCGGGCTTTAA
- a CDS encoding GDP-mannose 4,6-dehydratase: MAKKRIFDKKNILITGGAGFVGSHLCDNLIKENKVICLDNFLTSLEQNINHLLVNPDFEFIKHDLTKKIDLEEVNELNDFKLPFQGIQEVYHLACPTSPADYLKHPVKTLLANSHATYNALEIARKYESKFIYLSSSTIYGEIMDQENIYINEEYWGYVNPIGETSVYDEGKRFGESMVNAYHKKYNLDTKIARVWHTYGPRLRLNDGRMVPDMIKQAIESRPVQIYGDYSKVNSFCYISDLIEGLIRLAQSTYNQPVNLGNPEPLKLKEVAMKIIKLSESQSQIKEVRESEDLKYSIKQSLPEITLAKQKLGWFPMVSIDQGLAKTIEFMQGLKSVGIESFINQ, translated from the coding sequence ATGGCAAAAAAAAGAATATTTGATAAAAAAAATATACTGATTACCGGCGGGGCCGGCTTTGTCGGCAGCCATCTTTGCGATAATTTAATTAAAGAAAACAAAGTAATTTGCCTGGATAATTTTCTGACCAGTCTCGAACAAAACATTAATCACTTGCTGGTTAATCCGGATTTTGAATTTATTAAGCATGATTTAACTAAAAAGATTGATTTGGAAGAGGTTAACGAATTAAACGATTTTAAACTTCCTTTTCAGGGTATTCAAGAGGTTTATCATCTGGCCTGCCCGACTTCACCGGCTGATTATCTTAAACACCCAGTCAAGACTCTTTTGGCCAATAGCCACGCTACATATAACGCTTTGGAAATAGCCCGAAAATATGAGAGTAAATTTATTTATCTTTCTTCCTCCACTATTTACGGCGAAATCATGGATCAAGAAAATATTTATATCAACGAAGAATATTGGGGTTATGTTAACCCGATTGGCGAAACGAGTGTTTATGATGAAGGCAAAAGATTTGGCGAGTCCATGGTAAATGCTTATCATAAAAAATATAATTTAGACACTAAAATTGCCCGGGTCTGGCATACCTACGGCCCGCGCTTGAGACTAAATGACGGCCGCATGGTGCCGGATATGATCAAACAGGCTATTGAAAGTAGGCCAGTGCAAATTTATGGCGATTATAGTAAAGTCAATTCTTTTTGCTATATCAGTGATTTAATTGAAGGTTTGATCCGGCTAGCCCAGTCCACTTATAATCAGCCAGTAAATCTGGGCAATCCGGAGCCCTTGAAGCTCAAAGAAGTAGCCATGAAAATTATTAAATTGTCAGAGAGTCAAAGTCAGATTAAGGAAGTGCGGGAAAGCGAAGACTTAAAATACTCCATCAAGCAAAGCCTGCCCGAGATTACCCTGGCCAAACAAAAACTAGGCTGGTTTCCCATGGTTAGTATTGACCAAGGCCTGGCCAAGACGATTGAGTTTATGCAGGGGCTTAAGTCAGTCGGCATAGAAAGTTTTATTAATCAATAA
- a CDS encoding glycosyltransferase, translated as MYLSIIIPAHNEEKRIGRTLEQYLKAFDKNTEFWVILNACHDNTLAVVKEKQNKYSNLRYLDIKEPINKGGAIREGFKAAQGQYIGFVDADMATSPYEYKKLVNNLKDYDGVMASRYAPGAQAKRTLTRRFVSRGFRLISKLLFHLPYFDTQCGAKIYKRELIKKILPEMKINNMMFDIELLVLARKYGFKIKEVPTKWQEIESSALLGSPFKLIKNSLLFFKTLIKLKIRLKNGKKKNI; from the coding sequence ATGTATCTTTCAATTATTATACCGGCCCATAATGAAGAAAAAAGAATCGGCCGCACATTAGAGCAATATTTAAAAGCTTTTGATAAAAATACCGAATTTTGGGTAATTCTTAACGCCTGTCATGATAATACTTTAGCGGTGGTTAAAGAAAAGCAAAATAAATACAGTAATTTAAGATATTTGGATATTAAAGAACCGATTAACAAAGGCGGAGCCATTAGAGAAGGCTTTAAGGCGGCTCAGGGCCAATATATCGGCTTTGTCGACGCTGATATGGCTACTAGTCCTTATGAATATAAAAAACTGGTTAATAATTTAAAGGACTATGACGGAGTGATGGCTTCGCGCTACGCTCCGGGAGCTCAGGCTAAAAGGACTTTAACGCGCCGATTTGTTTCCCGCGGTTTTCGTCTGATTTCTAAACTTCTTTTTCATCTACCTTATTTTGACACTCAGTGCGGGGCTAAAATATATAAAAGGGAACTGATCAAAAAAATATTGCCCGAAATGAAAATTAATAATATGATGTTTGATATTGAGTTATTGGTTCTGGCCCGAAAATATGGCTTTAAAATCAAAGAAGTACCGACTAAATGGCAGGAAATTGAAAGCTCGGCTTTGCTCGGTTCACCTTTTAAACTGATAAAAAATAGCCTTTTATTTTTTAAAACATTAATTAAACTTAAAATAAGACTTAAAAATGGCAAAAAAAAGAATATTTGA
- a CDS encoding GtrA family protein, giving the protein MISRFKSLYYRHQTSISQLIKFGIVGFIGTAIDVGFLNLLHQVFEVMVYLAATISFILAVINNFVLNKYWTFKDKKAYLAKSHVQFFQFIFVSVIGLLINLGLMYLLIEYFGFWYNWAKLGAIIVVLFWNFFANKFWTFRKARPVREDLEK; this is encoded by the coding sequence ATGATCTCTCGCTTTAAAAGTTTATATTATCGCCATCAAACTAGTATCTCACAATTGATAAAGTTTGGTATTGTTGGCTTTATCGGTACAGCAATTGATGTTGGTTTTCTTAATTTGCTGCACCAGGTCTTTGAGGTCATGGTTTATTTAGCGGCTACTATTTCTTTTATTTTAGCAGTGATTAATAATTTTGTTTTAAATAAATACTGGACTTTTAAAGATAAAAAAGCTTACTTAGCTAAATCACATGTTCAGTTTTTTCAGTTTATATTTGTCAGTGTTATTGGTTTACTGATTAATCTGGGTCTGATGTATTTATTAATTGAGTATTTTGGCTTTTGGTATAACTGGGCCAAGCTAGGGGCTATTATTGTAGTATTATTTTGGAACTTTTTTGCCAATAAATTTTGGACTTTTCGTAAAGCAAGACCAGTCAGGGAAGATTTGGAAAAATAG